TAAATGCACTTACGCttagataaataatgtaaaatataaaaatctaatctttctttcttattcgataaaaaatattgacattgatttttttgaatacaatttgttatatgtgttattgaaatataaaaaaatgtataagtcGATTTTCAATCAAAGATTTAGTATTCGATGAATTTCGATTGAGAATTCGTTACCTTTTTTCATTCCCAGATTTCGTAGCTTCGTAAACTCATTAAAAGGACGCCCGTCGTACATTTCGTTAACGCAGATTTGTTGCACGAGCTTGCTATCCGAAACAGCGATCGTATACATAGTACCTAGTTGCAAACCTATGACGCCACTGTTATACATTTTACTGAGTTCCATAAGAGCCAAATATTTTGCACCGAGTTTTTTCTCTAATCTTTTTACGTAAAACAGATTTCCAATAATCGGCCAACAAAAGGgacttgaaattaaattacggGTTTTTGaatgtagaaattatataagatatttaatgatTGCAAggtatcttaaaatattctccTTCTGTTCATACGATACTAattgttgcaaaaaatttttcaaagaaatatagTCAATCAGAGATCAAATAACCACCTGTCATGCGGTCACTAACATTACGTTTGGGTGACTGCATTAGTGATTTAACAGATTTACAAACGTGTGGCTGTTTAAACCTAATCTCCGATTGACCGGCTTTAAGCTTTGTGATATATATCTCAAAGTTTCATTCTACAATgaagatttaaatttgaagCTGTAACTTAATTGAGTATTCTTGTAATAGGTGGATCTgtaataggtgtagtaagccttaagtCGTAAAGAATTGATCaattatattcgtttatttttcttacattcaATTGTGATTGAATTTTTACGGCTTAAAACTTATTACACCTATTGTAAATTCGGTCTTATGAAaatcaactgtgattggtcaACTTTTTACGATTTAATCTTCATTGTAGACCATGACAAAAACtactttttgaaataaaaacaaataacttttatttaatttttttgagaattttattttattacagtatTTTAATTGATGAATTTTAAGAGTTCTCTTTCTTCTCCCCctctttgtgtgtgtgtatgggGGGGGGCGCATTTTgttattagatatatttttaacattatatttacatgtatgttagaattattttaatagattacgtatattttaagtataatagTAGTAACAAAACTTATTGTCACCAGTggtaattaaacaattaagaaTAACGGATTTGTAATCAATCAAACTGgcattgatttatttaaaatctacaAAGTTTCAGCCTTTTATTGGGTCCTTACCAAGTAAAAAACTCTATGCTCTAGAATTACAACATTAACAGTGTCAAAAGTACAGAAATTTTAGGtcatataaagtaatattgtaTTGCAGTCAAAAATATAACAGTGATTGTTGGTGATAAGTCAGAGTGACACTcagtgaaaaaattaaagaaattaaattacctGGTGGTAATTGATTTGATTTCTGACGCAACGCGAAAGCAATGAGAAGAATGGTTAAGAGCACCAGAGTCACGATCACAATCATCGTGTTTCGTTTTTTCCTTTATTGTCCCAAGTAcgtattttccaaaataaaattgttgcgTTCCGTTCGGCTGGTTCGGTGATGAGTTTCAAGAAGTAGAAATCTTGAATCGATCTTGATATTGATTCGTCTAATCAATAATGTCCACGTGTCtagtttgattaaatatagcgttaatttttaataagatttgttTGTATGACTTTACTTATGTTCTAACTTATTTGCCTTCAAGTATACTTGATAAAATGTGATAGCTTAAGCATTGCGCAGACCTGCGTGTGTCGTCATTTTCCTGTAAAATACCAGATAAGTGCAAGGATATATGTGCAATGAGCAACAACTCTGACATTTGCTtcacataatattaatcatgGACACATATCTTTGCAATTATCTGCAGGAATTATCACAATCTCTCCTTTTGCAGGACTTGTTAAAATCTctgcatatattatattattctttaaatttgttataattaatcttgttCCATTACACAGtccttttttgtatttaaatttcttataagtATTATTGTTGCActgacttttatttttagtctaTGTACTGGCATTCCTGAAGATGTCAATGAGTTTAGAAATTCACAcggataatttatttgatcctTTTCATCATCACTTATAATAGTGTCTATTAATAgatattcctttttttcaccTTCCATTTTTTCTAGGATTTCgtcatttattttgaatgtaTCCTCATTTTTTGGACACAAAATCGCTCGATCATGATTTTTTCTTATCCATTCCTTCgtgattcttttattaaaaatttccttaAAGATTCTTTTGTTAGAAAATCCTTCGAAATTTCAATTGTATCTAAATGTAatccttttatatttattaattttccttCTACAAGTTGTATCAACCAATTTACAAATTCTTCTTCTTTCGCTGTTCTCATGTTTTGCTTTAATTccattttagttattttcttccataatagattatattttactgttgTTCCTATTATTGCTGTTTGGTTTGCATTAGGCACTACTGGtacattttgttgaaaatctcctgcaaataaaattactttcccTCCAAATGGTTTTTCATTTctcattaatattgtttttatattaaatcatatttttaaaaaaccttgttttaggaaattgaagagAGAAAAACCATGATTTAATAGATCcaaaatagttataatttaCCTTTCGAAAAGTCTTTGACTGATCTTTCTCGCTGATCAAATATTCCCTTCTCTTCAAATTGTTCTATttcattaacaataaaataattaatatcatatataatcaattaaaaaggATTGTTCTTTCTCGCtgatcataaaattaaatcccaatcaaattgttctattttctaaattgtactacttttaaataaatataattcaactTTTTGGATAAAGTTCCAAATAGGTCAAACCCccgattttttttcaactacGTATTCTTACGTATTTTAGCGTGCTGATTACGAAAATGATAGCaaaaattggcgcaaatttgattttcatggcggaaaccatgaaaaaactataaaaatcacgattttttccatttatctccgtaaataatagaaatatcaaaaaatacttcaaataaaagttgtatatctcatcaaaatatgtttcgcactgtatccgtttgttactgtgtccgtttgttactgtatccgtttcactcagcctgctgtgtccgtttattactgtgtgcATCTGGGACTCATTCTTTCTGTTCAGGGTTTGTGACTCTACGCGTAGCGAGGTCCACTCACACTCCCTCCTTCCCTCCGTTTATAAAGCGGAACAGCTTAAGTGAATTTCTTGATCATGCAGATTTGATTTGTGTTGGATAAGTTATACgaagttttaaacatttaacgtcgtctttctcaaaaactattgtctttataacaaaaattaataggatataaaatatgtattttaatgaggtatacaacttttatttcaagtatttttcgaaatttttattatttacgaaaataaatggaaaaaaacgttatttttatggttttttcatGATTTCcgccatgaaaatcaaatttgcgccaattttcactatcaTTTTCGTAATCAGCACGCCAAAATATGTAAGAATTTATGGTTGAAAAAAATCAGGGGTCCGACCTATTCGGAACTTCAGccaacttttttaatattactacttttcaataaatctagtttatcttttttaatgtccTGTATTTGactattaaaaacatttttctcaaattcttttttatttaaattttccatACTTCTAAAATTAAGTGACacagatacaaataaaaattgaataatatactGACATTAAAAAACTGAAACTATCTTCCGCTCAATAttgtcatttatttatttatattctcgtattaataacatttcaaaattaaagcCAATATCACACAGGCACACATAAAGACGTACATTTGACCACAAAAAAGTacgataaataataacatagcGTCCCGCGAAAAACtcgaacaaaaaatttaacggGGAAGGCTGCTATAGGTTTGGATTATTCATATAcagattgtttaaaaaaaaaaagagtagcCGATCATTTATGAAATAACCTGTATATGG
This genomic stretch from Monomorium pharaonis isolate MP-MQ-018 chromosome 4, ASM1337386v2, whole genome shotgun sequence harbors:
- the LOC118645136 gene encoding probable cytochrome P450 305a1 encodes the protein MIVIVTLVLLTILLIAFALRQKSNQLPPGPFCWPIIGNLFYVKRLEKKLGAKYLALMELSKMYNSGVIGLQLGTMYTIAVSDSKLVQQICVNEMYDGRPFNEFTKLRNLGMKKGNEFSIEIHRILNL